The genomic region ATGCTAATGTACAAAACCTACTGACACTGGTGTATGTCACCCATATAAAATATCCATATCTGTAATAATACCAACTTTCTTTTGGGctcttttaaacatttcttaGTGTTCATTTAAATGGAAGTGTTAGTATTTACAcaactgtgaaaataaatttcCACTTTCAGAGAATTTGTGTCATCGGCAATGTCTTAAATGACTCGTGAGTTTTCTACACCTATGAGGGACAATGACCCTTGCATTATTTGTTTGGATATAATATACAATACAcgcataaaatgaaaacacctcAAACAGAAAGCCATGAACCTTTATAACCACCGACCGCTTGCGGAAACAGTCAGCGTTCTGCCAGTTACACCGTCAGAAGCATCGAGACAAAGAAATcggagtgtgtctgtgtctgtcaggtCCTGTGTGTTCAGTCTCTCCGTAGGTTGTTCAGCCGCTCCTCCAGATCTGCATCTGCGTCAGCCAGGGCGGGCTGGGGCTCGGCCTTCTTTCCAGCCACCGACAGGCTTCCTCCAGTGCTCGGGAGATCTGGCATGAACACACAAGCAGAATTCAGTAACAGTGAAACACCTGACAAAAGTCAAAGTGAACTGGGTTGGATTTCAATactcatttttaatttggatCTGATTCCTGATTGCCAAAATACTCCGACTTGTTAGGCTGACGTGAATGAAACCTTTTCTATGGAGTCCTTTATCTCTCCTTGTTAATTTTCATCAGCAAAGCCTGTAAATTGTTCATGAGCAGTTGGGGAAAGTAAATTAAAGGTTTTTATGCTCAACATTTGGAGCTTATTCTTAGAAATAAGGAGCTTGAGTATTTGGATCAGGTAGAAGATGTAAATCTTAGCATGTTCAAACTGTTCTGTCACTGTGACAACAATAAATTTCACAGCTGCACCGCTCTGCTCAATTTCAGGCTGGAGCTACAGGTTGTACAAATTAACCAGGCTTTCTTAATTAATGTTCatactgctaaaaaaaaatgtaatatctctGGCTCTTCAGCCAACAGCATCGATAAGTTCAGCTccatgaaaataatgaaagctGAGCTCAGATCAGGGAGGTGTGATTAAGAGATTTGATAACAGGATTTGACACGAGTCACTGGTGACAAGTGGATCTCATCAGTAAAATAAACTCCAGCCCTGCACGTGATGAAACTTCATGAAGCTCTGGATTTTTCTTACTTGACAATTCATCGGACAGATTCAGGCCCAGCTCATCCAGCACTTGGGACACGATGGCGTCACTGTGCACAGACACAATCACAAATGCATcaaagtgaatgaaaaacacatatcaGGCCAGTTTTATCAGAAAGCAAAAAcagggaaaaataaacaaataaatagaaaCTCATCGTTGGCCCTTAcctctcctcttcatcatcctcatcaccCATGGCATCGTCGATGGCGTCGTTCATCATCTCCTCTTTCATGTCCATGATTTCACTCTGTCGCTCAAACTCCATCATGATTTTCTGAATCTGTGGCAATTTCAGCTGTGGAAGTGGAAGAAATATGAGTCTGGAACAACAGAATATGAGTTTGGAAGATAATTGCTATTGTTTGCTCTGGACAGAGTGTTTCAGTGATTATTTGACAGACCTGTCTGTTCATGGTGGCCATGGCTTTGGTGACGCCTTTCATAGCCTGCGCCATGCTGTTGTTGGACTTGAGTGTCTGTATCTTCAGACTGACTGCCTGGATGTTGGCTTTCATCATGATGAACTTCTTGACGTAACGCCGTGTGCGAACCAAATCTTTGGCCATGATCTTAACAGCGTCCTGAAATGGTTACAATAATACACAGCAAACTTAGGATTCCTCTTTAACAAACCAACCACATCTCTGCAATAAGGCTATTGCCCTCCTCTCACCATTTGTCCCTGTTTGGCCATTTTCTTTATGTCAGCGATGATCTTCTTCTCCTGTTGCTCCAGTTTCATTCGCTCTCGGTCCAGTTCTCTCATGGCTCGATTGAGCGCCCGCTGGTTCTGCCTCAGCATCTCCTCCGGAGTCTTCCTCTTCCCAAACAGGAACTCCATCTGGGGTGAAACAGCAAAAGAAGAAGGTCAAATGCAGTGACAATAAACTGGTACTgtcaaaaaatgacatttagtagtaaagaaattaaaatagtGCTAAAATCATTAATCTGTTAAGACAATAGAAAGTAATAGAAAATCTGAAGTAAGGTCTGCCCAAACTATTCTGGTTTGGGCTTTTTTGGTGTGATTGAATGgctgtttattttcctcagcaAACTAAATATATTTGAACTTTGGATTGTAGGCTAGGCAAATAAGGAATCTGAAGGTGTTTTCCTGGGCTGTGGGAACATAATGTAATGGACAGTTTTacaattttataataatttaaacACCATAATACTGGGCTTCATCTAATGATTAGCACTTTCATAGTTGTTTCATTAATCCTTCGATGTAAAGAGggtgaaaaagacaaagatattCCAATTCCATCTTTGAAGAAACCAAATTTCCCAATAGTCAAGAACCCAGACATGCTCAGCTTATTATCTTCCTGACAGAGATAAGCAGAAAATTGTTCCctttttttgcttgaaaaacaattatttatcaAAACATTTGTTAATCAATTAACTGATCAATCGTTTCTGCTCTGGTTGTGTCGCTATTTGCTTAAATATGGAAGAATGTTAACATGTACTTATTTATTCAGAAATAATGAAACAgtgtaaaacaaacagtatttcAGACATATGAGGCCGTTTCCAGCACTCTTAGACCTGCCTATGAGCCACTGGGGCCTGGCTAACATTACTCAGCACTTGGTCCTGTGACTGGAGGCCTAAAGTCTCCTCTCAGTCCTGTTTTAGCTCGACTGTCCTCTCAAACCCGTTTCTAGATCTGCCATAGTCGCCCCACCACCCCAGTCTCAGCCCAGCTGTCAGAAACCGAACCCTAGCTGGGTGTTATTCTCACCGTGTACAGAGCTCGTCCTACGAATACCGAGATCCAACAGGTGAAATGTACCCAGAGCGTTTCTCCGACTTCTGCTCGACACAAATTTAAAcgattatttgttttctttccgACTCTTCCGTGTTGCGATAGTTTCGCTTCCGGGAAATGACGTCATCGCGCATGGCTCAATGGACGTTCTGTTTTGCGTTACGTCACACCCAAGGAGGAAGTGTCATGATAGGTTAAcgcatttcaaaataaagcttcTACAGTTAGTcgaaagattttaaaatgtttaaaatgttgtgctttgtgTACAAGCAATCAATCGATCATTTTATCTATCTACCCAGCGACTTTTATATATAACGTAAGGAATACAAGctataaacagaaatatttacatGTACAGAATGAACACTATAATGAAAGGTACTACACATTTTTATATCTTAAGAGCATAGTCAAGACTATAAATCCAAAATACACATGGTTTCTTTCACTATTCTGGTAGGAAATGATTTTCGTCTGGGCACAAGGCTGTTTTTAACTACAAATGTTTAGACCTTTATTTTATACGTGGGGGGTTTGATATCCGGTCATAATTCTGTTTACTTGACGCAGCTGAATGTCACGTGTGTTTCAAGGCCGCAGAGGTATCAACTATGGAGGAAAACAGTAAGTGTTGAACCACGTTTTTCTAGGAGCGCTTTAATCCTTAGCGTTAGATTTCCCACAGCTTTAATATGTGGGTGTTCAGTTTAGTACATCAGCACAAGCTGCTGCTTATTTGGCCTGGAAGACTTCACGGGCCAGTCTCAGCTTCTTACCATGccacagctcctctcctgtgcCCAGAGCACAGCAGCATCAGCCCTGTGGTGAAGAGACGACACAGATACAAGACTGTGGGATCTGGAGGATGGCAGGACCATGAGGGGTCAGTTCAGAGCAAAGTGTGGAAGAACAAGAGCCCGGAGATGCAGATGAAAAATCAGAGGAAGGGAGGCGACCACAGAGTATCATCTGAACTCAGGAAACTGTGTTTGGAGGATTTCtctggagagagggagaggccgGTGACACAGATGTCAACACCGCACAACAAACTAGAGACAGATGAGATTGTTTTTGGcatctctccctgtctcttgGCTCTCACTCAGGGAAGAAGAAAAGCCCATAAACTGTTTGTAAAAGGTGCTGAAGCCTCTCAGCGGGGTGCTGTGATAAAGGTGTGTGAAGAGGCTTATCGGCGAGGAGTACAAGTCCATTGGGTCAGCAAAAAGGATCTGGACAGGATGTCTTCTGGACGTGTACATCAAGGAGTATGTCTGCAAGCCGGTCCCCTGAGCTACCTCACCGAGGGCAGAGACACTGCACCTAACGGAAAACACACCCCTCTCTGGCTTGTCCTGGAGGAAATTCAAGACCCAATGAATCTCGGTGCCATCCTGCGCTCTGCCTATTTCCTCGGTGTGGACAGGGTTGCCAGTAGTCTGCGCAACAGCTGTCCATTGTCTCCAGTGGTCAGCAAAGCCAGCTCCGGTGTCATGGAGGTGATTGGGGTTTATGGATACGAAAACCTAGAAGATATGTTGAAGATGAAGGTTTCACAGGGATGGCATGTGGTTGGCACAGTTGGAGCCAAAGCAGAGGAATCACAGGTTCCTGTCATCCAGTGTTCGGACTTTCAGATGTCTAAACCCACATTGTTGTTGATAGGAGGTGAAGGGGAAGGCTTGTCCCAAAAGCTGCTCTCTCTGTGCCAAACGCTGCTCACCATCCCAGCTGGCAAAGAACTGATCCCCAGTATAGAGTCTCTGAATGTCTCTGTAGCTACTGGCATCCTGCTCTACTCTCTGCTGTCTTCCAGGAGGTCAAGCAGGTGATGACCATTATAACAATCTGCCTGGACTCTAAACAACAAGGAGGCTGAGAATTAACCAATCATGGTTATATTTTGATTATATTGTTGCTGTATTATTCTGAAATGGTTTACAAGATCATGGtggtaatattttatttttcttattgtcaacaaacCGAATGAAAATACCAGAACTTCCAAAAAATGGAGAATTGTATATGTATCCAAAGACTGATCAATTTGCTGTATTAGTATGTGAGctttactgaaaataaaaagcccACATATGTGTTTTCACTATACCTTTGTGGGTTTATGGTGGTAGCACGATGAGTAAGACCTACTATTTTGTCCTTTTAAAAGTGTACAGACAGTTAAGGGATATAAATATGTTATGAAAACACCTATGTGGTCAAGCTTTATGTGAGTTTATGTGTGGGAAATTAGAACTTATGACCTCAGACCTCATGATATTTAAGTTGCATATGTAACTGCAGCCAAAGTCATGTCTTAATAACAAAATCCTCATCAAGGTAAGATGTGTTGCAGAAATACTGTTACACTGCATTTTACATGGCTTCTTTCTTAGGGGTGCTCAAACACACCTACATTTCAACTCAACacctttaaaaaatacaattaatcaTTAGGCCTTTTATTAactaatgtcagattttttttattgttccaCCACACACGAGCAATGTAGGATAAGAAAGAGGTAGCAATGGATTCCATGGTGGAAATTAACTTCACAATTAAGTTGAAAAGCAAATAGAGTTGCTGCCTGTTCTGACTGTGAGCACTGGGTTGTTATTAGTGCGACTTAGAAAGTATGTGGTTACGGCTTTATGGTGTGAATACTGTCAAACAACATTAGCTGACTTAGCTGCACACTTCCTCCTTctgtaactgatgcactttattattttagtttaagtgGAGATAAAGTACCCAACCTGGGCAGTATTATAAAGCATTGTAATTATTCTTCATTAAcaagtaaaagaaaattcagttttatgtttacattattttttttttcaaaggaaacaaccaggttcaggtgagaaagtgaggtcaaaatgacgCTACCTGACTGCATATAAATCTGTATAATTCAATTTATGCCTTTTGTTGGAATATAAATTCTGATTGGATGTTAGGTTTGCTATTTgcttgacagcacagagaaggatagTGATGGAGACAAGAGGAGGGAGCAGGGTTTAGTCCCCAGACAGACCCCCCCTGGGCATAAGACCCGTTCTCCTTAGGGGCTGAGCACCCCCCaaaagtctgatcctagaatCGCCCCTGCAGATAGACagaaaaataagtgaaatgCATGTGAGAATACATTTTCCACATGGTGGCAGTGTGCACAAACAGAGCTACCAACAAGCCAGTTTGGAGACTGAAGAAGAGTGGCGCACACAATGCACTGTACGGCTGACAAGGGTTGTGTCTCCCTGATTTTCACGATAAATTTCCAATTCAGTGGAAACTTGTGAAGGGGCAGCAGCGACGCCGTTCACTTTCTCGTTGTATGTATTTTCACACTGGATTTGGTGAGAAAAGGAAATCGTTGAACAGAAACCTCGGCGAGTGGTCCAACTTCTCCTAAACATTGGATTACACATTGAAGGCTGCATGAAGGAGTTGCCCAGCCCGACGGGGGCTCGGCCGACACCCTCGTTTATGGAAATCGACTCCGAGGCTTTGATGATTGggccttgattttttttctttatgatgGGGGTGGAAGGAAAGACGAGTTCTGTGTGAAGAAGCGACATATTATTAGCACACGAGTGGTTGGCCCCTAAAAAGCTTCTATATCGTTCCTGCTTCCTTTAAAAAAATTGAGAGATTGTTGCTTAGCTGGCTAACAGCTGGGTAAAGCTAGCTAGCCGACGTGCTAACGTTACGTCTTTCTTTTGATGGGTCGC from Mastacembelus armatus chromosome 19, fMasArm1.2, whole genome shotgun sequence harbors:
- the mrm1 gene encoding rRNA methyltransferase 1, mitochondrial, whose amino-acid sequence is MWVFSLVHQHKLLLIWPGRLHGPVSASYHATAPLLCPEHSSISPVVKRRHRYKTVGSGGWQDHEGSVQSKVWKNKSPEMQMKNQRKGGDHRVSSELRKLCLEDFSGERERPVTQMSTPHNKLETDEIVFGISPCLLALTQGRRKAHKLFVKGAEASQRGAVIKVCEEAYRRGVQVHWVSKKDLDRMSSGRVHQGVCLQAGPLSYLTEGRDTAPNGKHTPLWLVLEEIQDPMNLGAILRSAYFLGVDRVASSLRNSCPLSPVVSKASSGVMEVIGVYGYENLEDMLKMKVSQGWHVVGTVGAKAEESQVPVIQCSDFQMSKPTLLLIGGEGEGLSQKLLSLCQTLLTIPAGKELIPSIESLNVSVATGILLYSLLSSRRSSR
- the chmp2a gene encoding charged multivesicular body protein 2a produces the protein MEFLFGKRKTPEEMLRQNQRALNRAMRELDRERMKLEQQEKKIIADIKKMAKQGQMDAVKIMAKDLVRTRRYVKKFIMMKANIQAVSLKIQTLKSNNSMAQAMKGVTKAMATMNRQLKLPQIQKIMMEFERQSEIMDMKEEMMNDAIDDAMGDEDDEEESDAIVSQVLDELGLNLSDELSNLPSTGGSLSVAGKKAEPQPALADADADLEERLNNLRRD